In Qipengyuania psychrotolerans, one DNA window encodes the following:
- a CDS encoding HlyD family type I secretion periplasmic adaptor subunit — protein MNASAYWRSMSGAKRLIVTAAAGIAILFAWAAFAQVDQITRGIGKVIPSSKAQLVQPSEAAVVSEILVRNGQSVKKGDLLVRLDDTQSSAALGELETENQRLAARAQRLGSEASGGRIGCEPGTACSEEAQLAQARRATAQARENSLASAVEQRRRDLSEAQATASSLESTLRLAREQVDMLRPLAEKNIVPQTDLLQAQREVVDIQGRLAAARQAAGRSSAAIRQAQADLSQARADFRQQALAERSEITTRMAVNEESIRGASARRDRNELRAPSDGVVNDLQVTTQGGFVNAGELIMQVVPVGDKLLIEARISPADRAFVKVGDNANVKVTAYDFSIYGGLKGRVAQVSADSIFDEVEREAYYAVIIETDRAYIEKGGVQLPIVPGMICDVEILTARRSVLSYLFKPVNRAFDRALTER, from the coding sequence ATGAACGCGTCCGCTTATTGGCGCAGCATGTCGGGTGCAAAGCGCCTGATCGTGACCGCGGCTGCCGGCATAGCGATCCTGTTTGCCTGGGCAGCATTTGCCCAGGTCGATCAGATCACGCGCGGCATTGGCAAGGTAATCCCGTCGAGCAAGGCGCAACTGGTTCAGCCCTCCGAAGCTGCGGTGGTTTCCGAAATCCTCGTGCGGAATGGGCAGAGCGTGAAGAAGGGCGACCTGCTGGTCCGCCTCGACGACACGCAATCTTCCGCGGCACTCGGCGAACTCGAAACCGAAAACCAGCGACTGGCAGCACGGGCCCAGCGCCTTGGTTCGGAAGCGTCAGGCGGCCGTATCGGCTGCGAACCGGGCACTGCCTGCTCCGAAGAAGCGCAGCTGGCGCAGGCCCGCCGCGCCACCGCACAGGCCCGCGAGAACTCGCTGGCTTCCGCCGTCGAGCAGCGCCGCCGCGACCTATCGGAAGCGCAGGCGACCGCAAGCAGCTTGGAAAGCACGCTCCGCCTCGCCCGCGAGCAGGTCGACATGCTTCGCCCGCTCGCTGAAAAGAACATCGTGCCCCAGACAGACCTGCTGCAGGCCCAGCGCGAGGTCGTTGATATCCAGGGACGCCTTGCTGCCGCGCGGCAAGCTGCTGGACGCTCGTCCGCGGCTATCCGGCAGGCTCAGGCTGACCTAAGCCAGGCCCGAGCGGACTTCCGTCAGCAGGCGCTGGCCGAACGCAGCGAAATTACCACCCGCATGGCAGTCAATGAGGAGAGCATTCGCGGCGCATCGGCGCGGCGGGATCGCAATGAACTGCGCGCTCCGTCGGACGGGGTGGTCAACGATCTTCAGGTCACCACGCAGGGCGGTTTCGTCAATGCGGGCGAGCTGATCATGCAAGTCGTGCCTGTCGGTGACAAGCTGCTGATCGAGGCGCGGATATCTCCAGCAGACCGGGCTTTCGTCAAGGTCGGCGACAATGCCAACGTCAAGGTTACAGCCTATGATTTCTCGATCTACGGCGGTCTCAAAGGACGGGTAGCGCAGGTCAGCGCGGACAGCATCTTCGATGAGGTCGAGCGCGAAGCCTATTACGCGGTGATCATCGAAACGGACCGGGCGTATATCGAAAAGGGCGGGGTCCAACTGCCCATCGTGCCGGGCATGATCTGCGATGTCGAAATCCTGACCGCGCGCCGGAGCGTGCTGTCCTATCTTTTCAAGCCGGTAAATCGTGCTTTCGACAGGGCCTTGACCGAACGCTGA
- a CDS encoding transglutaminase-like cysteine peptidase — protein MVHAPSFLRRGKHRLHFALIGAAAAAMLPSSAEAASAKVLFQAAPGIGAAQDCESREMQGGMATQISPASPSASQNKSAAILGGASALDAIRAQQEGRADHPLFAGTGAKPLEPAAAPSPRGQAGCSVSSPFAAPAAFDPLKPLSFVPRPAAAPQLAAGTALPRGNAANLVLGSKMVPIARTSFDGDFARVSRARSNLGPTLASIGGAKADKSHLVATVNRWVNRSIQHAEDRELYGRADYWADAATTLRLGKGDCEDFALLKMELLAAAGVARDDMVLTLARDLIRRRDHAVLLVKTDAGFVMLDNVGDAPLDARSDHGYRPVMSLGAKQSWLHGY, from the coding sequence ATGGTTCATGCGCCATCCTTCCTGCGCCGCGGCAAGCACCGCCTGCACTTCGCCCTGATCGGCGCGGCCGCAGCCGCCATGCTTCCCAGCAGCGCTGAGGCTGCCAGTGCCAAGGTCCTGTTTCAGGCTGCGCCCGGGATTGGCGCGGCACAAGACTGCGAAAGCCGCGAGATGCAAGGCGGGATGGCGACACAGATCAGCCCCGCGTCGCCCTCGGCATCGCAGAACAAATCGGCCGCTATCCTTGGCGGTGCCAGCGCGCTTGATGCCATTCGCGCCCAGCAGGAAGGCCGCGCGGACCATCCGCTGTTTGCCGGAACCGGAGCAAAACCGCTCGAACCCGCAGCGGCGCCCTCGCCGCGCGGCCAGGCAGGATGCAGTGTTTCCAGTCCGTTCGCTGCCCCAGCCGCCTTCGATCCGCTCAAACCGCTGTCATTCGTGCCGCGCCCCGCAGCTGCCCCGCAGCTTGCTGCTGGAACCGCCCTTCCTCGCGGGAATGCTGCGAACTTGGTCCTGGGCAGCAAAATGGTGCCGATTGCGCGGACAAGCTTCGATGGGGATTTCGCCCGGGTGAGCCGCGCTCGCTCCAATCTCGGTCCCACGCTCGCATCGATCGGCGGGGCCAAGGCAGACAAGTCGCACCTCGTGGCGACGGTCAATCGCTGGGTCAATCGCAGCATCCAGCACGCCGAAGACCGCGAACTTTACGGGCGCGCCGATTATTGGGCGGATGCGGCCACAACGCTGCGTCTCGGTAAGGGGGACTGCGAAGACTTCGCACTGCTCAAGATGGAGCTGCTGGCTGCCGCCGGTGTCGCGCGCGATGACATGGTGCTTACGCTGGCCCGCGACCTGATCCGCCGCCGCGATCACGCCGTTCTTCTGGTGAAGACCGATGCCGGTTTCGTGATGCTGGACAATGTCGGAGATGCACCGCTCGATGCGCGCAGTGACCACGGCTATCGCCCGGTCATGAGCCTGGGCGCAAAGCAAAGCTGGCTTCACGGCTATTGA
- a CDS encoding acyloxyacyl hydrolase, with product MRLHQTALSLVLIAAALPTSAAADEIYGGSYVHGVDTPFTLYTGEGGADVQFGYRLDPVTEKLGGPQPYVFGSVNTEGDTSFAGFGVSWKAEIGKVYLRPGVGLVIHDAPELRIDPVARKRTDLGSRVLFEPEIAVGVDLDDRWSVEASWVHISNAQLFDSEQNPGIDMMGLRLNYRM from the coding sequence ATGCGTCTCCATCAAACTGCCCTATCCCTTGTCCTGATCGCAGCCGCGCTACCGACTAGCGCAGCGGCTGACGAGATTTACGGTGGCAGCTATGTGCACGGGGTCGATACGCCGTTCACACTTTACACCGGAGAGGGCGGAGCGGACGTTCAATTTGGCTATCGCCTTGACCCTGTCACTGAAAAACTGGGTGGGCCGCAGCCTTATGTTTTCGGTTCGGTGAACACGGAGGGCGACACCAGTTTTGCAGGATTCGGGGTGAGCTGGAAGGCCGAGATCGGGAAGGTGTACCTGCGTCCCGGCGTAGGCCTGGTAATTCACGATGCGCCTGAACTGCGTATCGATCCCGTTGCGCGCAAGCGCACCGATCTGGGAAGCCGCGTGCTGTTCGAGCCCGAGATTGCCGTGGGAGTCGACTTGGATGATCGCTGGTCGGTGGAGGCGAGCTGGGTCCACATCAGCAACGCGCAGTTGTTCGATTCGGAACAGAACCCCGGAATTGATATGATGGGCCTGCGCCTGAACTACCGTATGTAA
- a CDS encoding TIR domain-containing protein: MSFNLADVFISYARADYSKARRVADALGDAGYDVWIDDDLPAHGAFSAEIEKQIQAAKAVLVLWSETARASRWVPAEADMAFNNDTLIQMSLDGVLPPLPFNRHQCEMATGWTGEIDGKSWHKIVASIAELAGSPKSGKREAAGRSNAKPEAEHTDPIIAVLPFDNLSSDAELVYFCDGVSEEIQRTVSDGSHLKVVARSSSFQFRGTNKEISNVTAALGTTHILDGSVRRGGNRVRISAELVNCASRSAIWGDQFDGNLDDIFELQETIASHVAAALKVALAPPTGAEASALPGELYDTFLLARRYLADGDATFDNSALRAIPLLEEISEKAPEFAPAWELLAIARASHLRSGHFEGDYAAAREAVVSAAHCALRIDPNRGGAHQALAMLEPWGAYLERERRLMKALEVSPNDPAILTDMSNFCWSVGRFHDAQGYAQRACELNPLMPAAQLHLTQMMLYVGDYEAGIERARTLRKRWPDNPGIMLWVINTSGFLGFWDVYDEHIGDIEMFDGWPAKDMRAAKSFNEALRSKDQDLIRKRVDRYAALIEKTGTMPLNLVLSIAAFGLPDKALDLAETASYDYIFDPKGDRPSVYYPGTILGAWSDVIKQPRFVKLCERLGLNTYWISTGAWPDCVDWTPYDFKEEVRRVHGEVIK; the protein is encoded by the coding sequence GTGAGCTTCAATCTGGCCGACGTATTCATCTCTTATGCGCGAGCGGATTACTCCAAGGCGCGCCGCGTAGCCGATGCGCTTGGAGACGCCGGCTACGATGTCTGGATCGACGACGACCTGCCCGCCCACGGGGCCTTCTCTGCCGAAATTGAAAAGCAGATCCAGGCGGCCAAGGCCGTGCTGGTCCTGTGGTCCGAAACCGCTCGGGCTTCGCGCTGGGTACCGGCCGAGGCGGACATGGCATTCAACAACGACACTCTCATCCAGATGAGCCTGGACGGTGTGCTCCCGCCTTTACCCTTCAACCGCCACCAGTGTGAAATGGCCACGGGATGGACCGGCGAGATCGATGGCAAAAGCTGGCACAAGATTGTCGCGAGCATTGCCGAACTTGCAGGCTCCCCGAAATCCGGGAAACGCGAGGCAGCTGGTCGCAGCAATGCTAAACCTGAGGCAGAGCACACCGATCCGATCATCGCAGTTCTCCCGTTCGACAATTTATCGTCCGACGCGGAACTGGTTTACTTCTGCGACGGTGTTTCGGAAGAAATCCAGCGCACAGTATCTGACGGGAGCCATCTCAAAGTCGTAGCGAGGTCATCCAGCTTCCAGTTCCGCGGCACAAACAAGGAGATCTCGAACGTTACCGCCGCCTTGGGCACGACGCACATTCTTGATGGATCTGTCCGCCGCGGAGGAAACAGGGTCCGCATCAGCGCGGAGCTGGTGAATTGCGCTTCCCGCAGTGCAATCTGGGGCGACCAGTTCGATGGCAACCTGGACGATATTTTCGAGCTTCAGGAAACCATTGCAAGCCATGTCGCCGCTGCCCTCAAGGTGGCATTGGCCCCTCCGACAGGTGCAGAAGCAAGCGCGCTGCCGGGCGAACTGTATGACACCTTCCTGCTGGCCCGCCGGTATCTCGCCGATGGGGACGCGACATTCGACAATTCGGCACTGCGCGCGATTCCGCTGCTGGAAGAAATCAGCGAGAAAGCACCTGAATTTGCCCCCGCCTGGGAACTCCTTGCCATAGCGCGGGCAAGCCACCTTCGTTCAGGCCACTTCGAAGGGGATTACGCCGCAGCGCGAGAAGCAGTGGTTTCTGCTGCGCACTGCGCGCTCAGAATTGATCCCAACCGCGGCGGCGCGCACCAGGCCCTGGCGATGCTCGAACCCTGGGGCGCCTATCTGGAGCGGGAGCGGCGGTTGATGAAGGCCCTTGAGGTCTCTCCGAATGATCCGGCCATACTCACCGATATGAGCAACTTCTGCTGGAGCGTGGGCCGCTTCCATGATGCTCAAGGCTATGCGCAAAGAGCGTGCGAGCTCAATCCCCTGATGCCCGCAGCGCAGCTGCATCTCACGCAGATGATGCTCTATGTGGGAGACTACGAGGCCGGGATCGAGCGGGCTCGCACGTTGCGCAAACGCTGGCCGGACAATCCGGGGATCATGCTGTGGGTGATCAACACGTCAGGCTTCCTGGGGTTCTGGGATGTTTACGACGAGCACATCGGCGACATCGAAATGTTCGATGGCTGGCCCGCCAAGGATATGCGGGCCGCCAAATCGTTCAACGAGGCGCTGCGCAGCAAGGACCAGGACCTAATCCGCAAGCGCGTAGATCGATATGCGGCGCTTATCGAGAAAACGGGCACGATGCCCCTCAACCTGGTGCTCTCGATTGCCGCGTTCGGGTTGCCCGACAAGGCGCTGGATCTGGCGGAGACCGCGTCATACGACTATATTTTCGACCCGAAAGGCGACCGGCCGAGCGTTTATTACCCCGGCACCATTCTTGGCGCGTGGAGCGATGTCATCAAGCAGCCTCGTTTCGTGAAGCTGTGCGAACGACTGGGGCTGAACACCTATTGGATCAGCACAGGTGCATGGCCGGACTGCGTCGACTGGACGCCTTATGACTTCAAGGAAGAAGTCAGGCGGGTGCACGGCGAAGTGATCAAATAG
- the rplL gene encoding 50S ribosomal protein L7/L12, giving the protein MADIAKLVEELSKLTVMEAAELATALEEEWGVSAAAAVAVAGPAAGGAAEAAEEKDEFDVILTGDGGKKIQVIKEVRAITGLGLTEAKALVEGAPKAVKEGVNKAEAEEVKGKIEAAGGTVELK; this is encoded by the coding sequence ATGGCTGATATCGCCAAGCTTGTTGAAGAACTGTCGAAGCTGACTGTCATGGAAGCCGCTGAGCTTGCCACGGCACTTGAAGAAGAGTGGGGCGTAAGCGCCGCTGCTGCTGTTGCTGTTGCAGGCCCCGCCGCTGGCGGCGCTGCTGAAGCAGCTGAAGAAAAGGATGAATTCGACGTCATCCTCACCGGCGACGGTGGCAAGAAGATCCAGGTCATCAAGGAAGTCCGTGCCATCACCGGTCTGGGCCTCACTGAAGCCAAGGCTCTCGTTGAAGGCGCTCCCAAGGCCGTCAAGGAAGGCGTCAACAAGGCTGAAGCCGAAGAAGTTAAGGGCAAGATCGAAGCAGCCGGCGGTACCGTCGAGCTCAAGTAA
- the rplJ gene encoding 50S ribosomal protein L10 produces MDRSQKTDAVAQLNEVFNQSGVVVVTRNLGLTVAQSTELRTKMREAGAAYQVAKNSLAKLALKDTDYAGLEEFLTGPTALGYSEDPVAAAKAVVEFAKTTDKIEIVGGSMGAQKLDEAGVRSLASMPSLDELRGTIVGLLNAPATKVVRTIKEPAAKLARVFGAYGAKEAA; encoded by the coding sequence ATGGATCGTTCGCAAAAGACCGACGCGGTTGCCCAGCTCAACGAAGTCTTCAACCAGTCTGGCGTGGTCGTCGTGACCCGCAATCTGGGCCTGACGGTCGCTCAGTCGACCGAACTGCGTACGAAGATGCGTGAAGCCGGTGCAGCTTACCAGGTTGCGAAGAACAGTCTCGCCAAGCTTGCCCTCAAGGACACCGACTATGCAGGACTCGAAGAGTTCCTGACTGGTCCGACCGCTCTCGGATATTCCGAAGATCCGGTCGCTGCGGCGAAGGCCGTGGTGGAGTTCGCCAAGACCACCGACAAGATTGAAATCGTCGGTGGCTCGATGGGCGCGCAGAAGCTCGACGAAGCAGGCGTGAGGTCATTGGCCTCGATGCCCAGCCTCGACGAACTTCGTGGCACGATCGTGGGCCTCCTCAACGCGCCGGCAACCAAGGTTGTCCGCACGATCAAGGAACCTGCGGCCAAGCTCGCTCGCGTCTTCGGTGCCTATGGCGCCAAGGAAGCAGCGTAA
- a CDS encoding helix-turn-helix domain-containing protein: MPAEDEGATIMVKLDDLLHERRMTLTELAERVGLTLANLSILKTGKAKAIRFSTLAAICRELDCQPGDLLAYDAQ; the protein is encoded by the coding sequence ATGCCAGCCGAAGACGAAGGAGCAACGATCATGGTCAAACTCGATGACCTGCTGCACGAGCGCCGCATGACGCTTACGGAATTAGCCGAACGGGTCGGCCTCACCCTCGCCAACCTGTCGATCCTGAAAACGGGGAAGGCCAAGGCAATCCGGTTCTCCACTCTCGCAGCAATCTGCCGCGAGCTGGATTGCCAGCCCGGCGACTTGCTGGCCTACGACGCACAATAA
- a CDS encoding DUF2975 domain-containing protein, translating into MSISPKDPLLTAGKIMTVLLMVITGLVFAVLVLLVPFLLYHHADFAKTVAEAGGEFGPALALSLILIACVAVIVALAFNFFRLLGQIIDTVGSGNPFSIENADRLSRMGAIALIFQLSAIPIAAMAVYLEKFFPAEQLTIDFDFSLTGILLAILLFILARIFRLGAAMREDLEGTV; encoded by the coding sequence ATGTCCATCTCACCCAAAGATCCCTTGCTGACCGCAGGCAAAATCATGACCGTCCTGCTGATGGTCATAACCGGCCTGGTCTTCGCGGTACTGGTCCTGCTGGTGCCGTTCCTGCTTTATCACCATGCGGATTTTGCAAAGACCGTTGCCGAAGCCGGCGGGGAATTCGGTCCCGCACTCGCCCTCAGCCTGATATTGATTGCCTGTGTCGCTGTCATCGTGGCTCTCGCCTTCAATTTCTTTCGCCTGCTCGGCCAGATCATTGACACAGTAGGCAGCGGTAATCCCTTCTCCATAGAGAATGCGGACCGCCTCAGCCGGATGGGCGCAATCGCACTCATCTTCCAGCTCTCCGCAATCCCAATCGCGGCCATGGCAGTCTACCTGGAAAAATTCTTTCCGGCAGAGCAGCTCACCATCGACTTTGATTTCTCCCTGACCGGCATCCTCCTGGCTATCTTGCTGTTCATCCTTGCCCGCATCTTCCGCCTCGGCGCAGCGATGCGCGAAGACCTTGAAGGGACCGTGTGA
- a CDS encoding DUF4956 domain-containing protein — translation MIFRALFVRLTVFYVLVTSAVLGIVALNPVLSDFLPIGGAQTLLSTPSDDPFSGVQIGAEKVSNLGGSILWLFIAVAGAVLTTIPVTWTYMASRNRAEYDQALVETMIVLPIAVTAIVVMVHNSLALAFSLAGIVGGVRFRNTLKSSGDAIYILLAIAIGLAAGIGALEIALVMTVMFNYAFGLLWMADYGAKDGTHRYLRAAETDAAKPNADGEDPHSQSGEGSEPN, via the coding sequence ATGATATTCCGCGCATTGTTCGTAAGGTTGACGGTATTCTATGTGCTGGTGACGAGCGCGGTGCTTGGCATCGTTGCCCTCAACCCGGTGCTCAGCGACTTCCTGCCCATCGGCGGTGCTCAGACACTGCTCAGCACGCCTTCGGACGACCCATTCAGCGGCGTCCAGATCGGTGCCGAGAAAGTGTCCAATCTGGGCGGGTCGATCCTGTGGTTGTTCATTGCCGTGGCAGGCGCAGTCCTGACAACCATTCCTGTAACCTGGACATACATGGCCAGCCGCAACCGGGCGGAATACGATCAGGCGCTGGTCGAAACCATGATTGTCCTGCCTATCGCAGTGACAGCCATCGTGGTGATGGTGCACAACTCGCTGGCCCTGGCCTTCTCGCTTGCCGGCATCGTTGGCGGTGTGCGGTTTCGCAATACACTCAAGAGTTCGGGCGATGCGATCTATATCCTGCTGGCAATCGCCATCGGTCTTGCCGCCGGGATCGGTGCATTGGAGATCGCGCTCGTGATGACGGTGATGTTCAATTACGCATTCGGACTGCTGTGGATGGCAGATTACGGCGCGAAGGATGGAACCCACCGGTATCTGAGGGCGGCAGAAACCGACGCGGCGAAGCCGAATGCCGATGGCGAGGACCCGCATTCTCAGTCGGGAGAGGGCAGCGAGCCGAACTGA
- a CDS encoding metallophosphoesterase, translated as MRNLIALLAMLFWSAVPLAAQEVPAPAGNRIVAVGDLHGDYEAWRAIASAAGLADDGGRWVGGDTVLVQLGDITDRGPDSLKIIRHLINLEQEAQAAGGQVIVLLGNHEAMNVTGDVRYVHAGEYEAFRDRKSKQRREATWLANRDLIAAIYRKDQPHISVGKMKERWFAETPLGMLEHRRAWAPGGEFGEWASQRPAALMIGTTLFVHGGLSAETSAMSIEAINARTRAALLPGEEVDRSALDDPFGPLWYRGNVMRGDDDETDKARPSREAELDIVLSRYGAQRLVVGHTPSVRGIAASDNGKLIRVDTGISSYYGGVPSFLVIQGEEVTAHQRGADGEWTSRTLESPASGSDE; from the coding sequence ATGCGCAATCTTATCGCCTTGCTGGCCATGCTCTTCTGGAGCGCGGTGCCGCTTGCTGCGCAGGAAGTCCCAGCGCCCGCCGGTAACAGGATCGTGGCGGTTGGCGACCTGCACGGTGACTATGAGGCGTGGCGCGCGATCGCCTCAGCTGCCGGGCTTGCCGACGATGGCGGCAGATGGGTCGGCGGAGACACCGTGCTTGTCCAGCTGGGCGACATTACCGATCGCGGGCCGGATTCGCTCAAGATCATTCGACACCTCATCAACCTTGAACAGGAGGCTCAGGCTGCGGGCGGACAAGTGATCGTTCTCCTTGGCAATCATGAAGCCATGAATGTCACGGGCGATGTCCGCTATGTTCATGCCGGAGAGTATGAAGCATTTCGCGATCGCAAGTCGAAGCAGCGCCGCGAGGCGACCTGGCTTGCAAACCGCGACCTGATCGCAGCCATCTATCGCAAGGACCAGCCCCACATCTCGGTCGGCAAGATGAAGGAAAGGTGGTTTGCCGAAACCCCGCTGGGAATGCTGGAGCATCGGCGCGCCTGGGCGCCCGGCGGCGAGTTTGGCGAGTGGGCGTCGCAGCGCCCAGCCGCGCTAATGATCGGAACTACCTTGTTCGTGCACGGGGGGCTGAGCGCCGAAACCTCTGCCATGTCTATCGAGGCCATCAATGCGCGGACTAGGGCTGCGCTGCTTCCGGGCGAAGAAGTCGACCGCAGCGCACTGGACGACCCTTTCGGGCCGCTCTGGTACCGCGGAAACGTGATGCGCGGCGATGATGACGAAACCGATAAGGCCCGCCCCTCTCGGGAAGCCGAACTGGACATCGTCCTGTCGCGCTACGGGGCACAGCGCTTGGTGGTTGGCCACACCCCGTCGGTGCGCGGGATCGCGGCGAGCGATAATGGCAAACTGATCCGCGTCGATACGGGTATTTCAAGCTACTACGGGGGCGTGCCCAGCTTCCTCGTCATTCAGGGCGAAGAAGTCACTGCGCATCAGCGCGGGGCGGACGGAGAATGGACATCGCGCACTTTGGAAAGCCCAGCCAGCGGGAGCGACGAATGA